A region of the Leeuwenhoekiella sp. MAR_2009_132 genome:
TCATAGGTTCTCTTATAAACTGCGGCATATTTTTCATTACCTAGTTTCGTCAAGGCGTAAGGAGAAAGCGGCTCTCCAAATTCACTTTCTATCTTAGGCAATGCATTTGAACTTCCGTAGGTTGAAGAGCTAGCTGCATAAACAAAGTTTTTTACTTTAGCTTTTCGTGCGGCATCAATAACATTTAAAAAACCTGTACTATTTACTGCGTGTGTAAGTAGAGGGTTTTCGATACTACGGGGAACAGATCCCAACGCAGCCTGATGGCTTACAAAATCACAATCTGCAGTTGCAGCAAGACACGTTTCATAATCTCTTATATCTCCTTCAATCAATTCAAACAATGGATTTTGTTTAAATTCTAAAATGTTTTCTAGCTTTCCTGTTGAAAAGTTATCGAGACACCGCACGCGTGCACCCAAATTGAGAAGGGTTTCTACTAAATGAGAACCAATAAATCCTGCACCGCCAGTTACCAGGACCAACTTATCTTCAAAATTAAAAACGTCTGAATAGATCATAAGGGGGATGATTTTGTCATCTACGAATATAGACTTTGTCCAGCCTATATTCAAACTTAACATTTATTAACATAAGGTTGTAGTTACCAATTACTTGGGAAGATTTAACATATTTATCCTGACGTCGTTAAATTTATATTAAACGGTAACTACTGCTATTTTATAGGGGTTAACAATGGTAAATTTGACTGAAACAAAAAATACATAATACTATGAATTATCTCAATCTAGATACAGCTAAAACGAAAAAAACCGTTAATGAGTTAAACATATTACTCGCTGATTATCACCTATATTACCAGAAATTAAGAAATTTTCATTGGAATATTATTGGTGAAAATTTCTTTGATCTGCATATTAAATTTGAAGAAATGTATAACGATACATTAATAAAAATTGATGAAGTTGCTGAGCGCATTCTTACGCTAAGATTTCAACCGGTAAGCAATTTGAGCGATTATATTAAAATGTCTGAAATTAAAGAATCGCCGAGTGAAATTAAGGATAGTGAAATGATTGAAGTTTTACTCGAAGACCACGGCACTTTACTTGTTCAAATGCGCAAAACTGTCGAAACTGCAGATGCCGGCGGTGATGAAGGAACTATAGACTTGTTAGGCGCCTACATTAGAGAATTGGAAAAAACAAGCTGGATGTTAGATACTTGGAAAATGAACAAAACTTCAAACCACAAAAAATCGTAAATTATTAAACAACACTAAAAACACTATATGTATATTTTACAAGAAGCAGGTGACAAGGATTGGGTATTTGCCGGATTTGATTTTCATAAACTAGTAGATAAATTACAGGGATGGGGTGAGAGCTTTATTTTAAGACTTCCTAATTTTGTAATAGCCGTTTTGGTTTTTATCGCCTTTTGGATTCTTGCTAAATATGTTTCAAAATTTGTGCGCAGAATCTTAATGCGCACAGTTAAGCAAGATTCTATACGCGTAATGGCGGGTAAAACTTCTTTTGCGGTTACTGTTCTTGTAGGCTTCTTTGTTGCATTAGGTATAATGGATCTGGATAAAGTTCTTACCTCTGTACTGGCCGGTGCCGGTGTTGTAGGTCTTGCCATAGGTCTAGCCTTACAGGGAACGCTTAACAATACATTTAGTGGTGTTATACTTAGCTTTATGCCCAGACTACAACTGGGTGATTGGGTAGAATCTAACGATTATTCAGGATTCGTAGATGAGATTACCTTACGTAATGTCACACTAAAGCAGTCTGACAATAATTATGTTATTATACCTAACTCTAACATCGTTGATTCTCCTTTTAAAAACTGGAGTCAGACTGCACGATCACGTGTTTTTATAAATTGTGGTGTGGGTTATGAGTCTGATCTAGAGCAAGTAAAAAAATTAACCTTAGAGACGTTAGCAGCAGAATTTGAGCAATCTCCCGGCGAGGAAATAGAATTTTTCTATGAAGAGTTTGGAGACAGTTCTATAAACTTTGTTGCGCGTTTTTGGTTTCCTGTTACTAAGCGTAGAGATATGCTGGTAGCACAGGATAGAGCTATTATTGCCATTAAAAAAGCGTTTGATGCTAATGATATTAATATACCATTCCCAATACGTACATTAGATTTTGGTAAAAATAAATTTAGGTCTGAAACTATAAACATTTCAAACGCTAATGGTTCAGATTTTAGCCAGGAAAGCTAATGATCAATATCAAGTATATACTCGTAACTTTATTATTGGTAAGCTTTACTAGTTGCCAAAATTATGGCGAGTTAACTAAAATAGGTAGTCTCACCCGAGATCTTGCTGAGGTTTCGGGTATTGCTACATTTAGCAATGATTCACTTATTTATGCTATCGCAGATCACGGAAATCCTAATAGTATTTATGGCATTACTAAAACCGGTGAAATTAGACGTGAAATCGTAATTAAAAATGCACCTAATGAAGATTGGGAAGATTTAGCTACAGATTATGCTGGTAACCTCTATATCTCAGATACAGGCAATAATGAAAATGACCGTAAAGATCAATTCATTTACATTCTAGACAACTTTAAAAATTCAATAAAAAATTCTGATACACTTAGTGCATCTAAAATTGTTTTCACACTTTCTGATCAGAAAGAATACCCACCTAATTTAAGAGACCTTAATTTTGATATTGAAGCGCTTATTTATAAAGATGCTTATCTCTATATGTTCACCCGTAATAGAAGTCGCAATTTTGATGGTATTACTAAATTATATAAGTTACCGGCACGAGAAGGCGCCTATGAGGCTCAACTTATAGCAAAATACACCGTTTGTGATAATTTAGAAACCTGCGCAATTACAGGAGCTGCTTTATCTCCTAATGGAAAAACCCTGATTCTTTTAACATCAAGTAAAGTGATTAAATTTTCAGGATTTAAGAATGATAATTTTTTCTCCGGCTACGTGGAATCTATTCCCTTCGGAAATACTTCAAGAAAAGAAGGTGTTACGTTTAAAAATGATTCTACGCTATATGTAGTTGATGAGATAAGAGCTCAAACGGGTGGAAATCTATATGAATTTAATTTATATTAGATTTCAAATTTCAGTTTAAGTTGAATTAGCACTTACAACAATCTTCTTTCAATTCCGTTTTATAGTATTTTAGCACAAAAGCATGCTATACTATGACTCCTGAGCAAATAGAATCTTTAAAGGCTGAAAATGAAAAACTAAAATCCATACTTGGTGAGCAAGAGAAACGAAAGAAAAAACGCCGAAGTCTGGGCTGGAATTTTCTGAAAAGATCTTCCGGTTACGTACTGGGTTCCCAGCTTAAACAAAGTATAGAACGTTTTCTCGAGGAGATGGCAGAACAGCAACGCGTCTCTAGAGATACGCTTTCAGACTTACTAACAAGCATAATAATACGGCTTACTCGTGTAGGTTTTTTGCTGGTAATTACAGCAATTCTCCCTTCTATTCTTCTTATTTTTCAAACTTATTACCTTGCCAAACAAAACACGCTAATTACAGGACAAAGCGAAATGTTTAGACAGCAAAATAACCGTCTTGATCAACAAACTTATTTACAGGAAGCAGACCGTCGTGGACAAACGCTTTTGTTAATGGATAATATGCTGAAAGAAATTAATGATGAAGTTGCTCGTGACCCACAGAATAAGTTGAATGATGCCACGGCCGGCAGATTAATTGCTTTGAGTAAAATATTAAAACCTTATCGCTATCTCGAAAATGACAGTTTAACCAAAAACATTGTAAGCCCAGAACGCGGCTATCTGTTAATCTCACTTCTCGAAACAGGAATAAATTTAAGAAATAGCGCCAGATCACGAGCTAATGGAATTCTACTTGAGCGACTCGATTTTACCTATTCTGAATTGCGTAATATCGCACTTAAGAAGGCAGATTTAATTGAAATAGACCTTTCTTTTGCAGATTTGAGAAACTCAAGTTTTAACGGTACAGATTTTGAAAAAGCAACGCTGCACAAGGCTGCAATGTCTGACACAGACTTAAGTTATGTAAGTTTTAAAAATGCAGATTTGAGTAATTCAGATTTACAAAATGCTATATTGGACCACGGCAATCT
Encoded here:
- a CDS encoding Dps family protein, with amino-acid sequence MNYLNLDTAKTKKTVNELNILLADYHLYYQKLRNFHWNIIGENFFDLHIKFEEMYNDTLIKIDEVAERILTLRFQPVSNLSDYIKMSEIKESPSEIKDSEMIEVLLEDHGTLLVQMRKTVETADAGGDEGTIDLLGAYIRELEKTSWMLDTWKMNKTSNHKKS
- a CDS encoding SDR family oxidoreductase, which gives rise to MIYSDVFNFEDKLVLVTGGAGFIGSHLVETLLNLGARVRCLDNFSTGKLENILEFKQNPLFELIEGDIRDYETCLAATADCDFVSHQAALGSVPRSIENPLLTHAVNSTGFLNVIDAARKAKVKNFVYAASSSTYGSSNALPKIESEFGEPLSPYALTKLGNEKYAAVYKRTYDFNSIGLRYFNVFGPKQDINGSYAAVIPKFLQALINHQAPVINGDGSFSRDYTFIENVVQANLLALAATSDCVLNEIYNVACAAQTSLIELVNLLKHRLLNYDTTIQDLQPVFGPERAGDVPHSLASITKARNLFGYNPEYSLAQGLDITVEWYIKNLKS
- a CDS encoding mechanosensitive ion channel family protein, whose product is MYILQEAGDKDWVFAGFDFHKLVDKLQGWGESFILRLPNFVIAVLVFIAFWILAKYVSKFVRRILMRTVKQDSIRVMAGKTSFAVTVLVGFFVALGIMDLDKVLTSVLAGAGVVGLAIGLALQGTLNNTFSGVILSFMPRLQLGDWVESNDYSGFVDEITLRNVTLKQSDNNYVIIPNSNIVDSPFKNWSQTARSRVFINCGVGYESDLEQVKKLTLETLAAEFEQSPGEEIEFFYEEFGDSSINFVARFWFPVTKRRDMLVAQDRAIIAIKKAFDANDINIPFPIRTLDFGKNKFRSETINISNANGSDFSQES
- a CDS encoding pentapeptide repeat-containing protein; protein product: MTPEQIESLKAENEKLKSILGEQEKRKKKRRSLGWNFLKRSSGYVLGSQLKQSIERFLEEMAEQQRVSRDTLSDLLTSIIIRLTRVGFLLVITAILPSILLIFQTYYLAKQNTLITGQSEMFRQQNNRLDQQTYLQEADRRGQTLLLMDNMLKEINDEVARDPQNKLNDATAGRLIALSKILKPYRYLENDSLTKNIVSPERGYLLISLLETGINLRNSARSRANGILLERLDFTYSELRNIALKKADLIEIDLSFADLRNSSFNGTDFEKATLHKAAMSDTDLSYVSFKNADLSNSDLQNAILDHGNLQKANLATTDLRNVSLSKTTLKGADFTNARVHKTFERDAKMQLNEDQSSWLFNTYKVEEVDDDHYQLLPIRN